A DNA window from Pyrus communis chromosome 3, drPyrComm1.1, whole genome shotgun sequence contains the following coding sequences:
- the LOC137730103 gene encoding uncharacterized protein At3g52155, chloroplastic, with protein MNAATLFNHNINLNIQPHSFSFQPAANPKWPRASSSSIRHRNPSSGTRPSSSSLVVEVESKAVSDSEQTPPPSVARRLILLRHANSSWVDPSLKDHDRPLSERGQADAVKVSLKLQELGWIPQLILSSNAVRTRETLTIMQQQVRGFLEAEVHYISSFYSIAAMDGQTAEHLQHIICNYSRDDILTVMCMGHNRGWEEAASMFTGASIELKTCNAALLETTGKSWDEAFTLAGFGGWKLQGIVKPVRL; from the exons ATGAATGCGGCAACTCTCTTTAACCATAACATTAATTTGAATATTCAGCCGCATAGTTTCTCTTTCCAACCGGCTGCGAATCCCAAGTGGCCCAGAGCCTCTTCAAGTTCAATCCGTCACAGAAACCCTAGCAGTGGTACtaggccttcatcttcatctttggTAGTGGAAGTGGAGAGCAAAGCTGTTTCTGATTCTGAACAAACTCCTCCTCCATCCGTTGCTCGTCGCCTAATTCTGCTTCGTCACGCCAACAGTTCCTGGGTAGACCCTTCGCTAAAAG aTCATGATCGCCCCCTGAGTGAAAGAGGACAAGCCGATGCTGTCAAAGTCTCTCTCAAACTCCAAGAGTTGGGTTGGATTCCTCAGCTTATTTTATCTAG CAATGCAGTGCGAACTAGGGAGACTCTTACTATAATGCAGCAACAAGTAAGAGGCTTCTTGGAGGCTGAGGTTCATTATATTTCCAGCTTTTATTCCATCGCCGCCATGGACGGGCAGACAGCTGAGCACCTTCAACACATTATCTGTAACTATTCTAGGGACGACATACTCACTGTCAT GTGCATGGGGCATAATAGGGGTTGGGAGGAGGCAGCCTCAATGTTCACTGGTGCCTCCATAGAACTCAAGACTTGCAATGCTGCTTTGCTTGAAACTACTGGGAAATCTTGGGATGAG GCATTTACTTTGGCAGGATTTGGGGGGTGGAAGCTGCAGGGCATTGTGAAACCCGTTAGACTATAG
- the LOC137728041 gene encoding protein ENDOSPERM DEFECTIVE 1-like codes for MDQLIVENCASATVEDAEVCAPPHPPPPPPPTAQRRPRVREVSSRFMSPAAFTGDLPHPLPSKSPLPKHQHTMLTPSSTLSEIQSRQRSSSVNRRQRHLDLEPLRSSDENRPTGSSSIHTQSQIWGTPLPPDQMLNFRKQRPAKPLKENGGGGGGKTQQQQKQHLPKTAPSRPDTPVASASLDRMSRVRLTQQRSTNITATAAAKLLQASGMSLPAPPATAVTESDTTCPDVNNHSQTPSCTARCLPDIRSSMPEADLLPTVSSRQLSEKSSSRGNATVAASGDFSKYSASPCSRSLNLSLSSSDRLFFLTDKGSERGKVGGLCLPPVPPCASAKLGPDTRKGKKVSSHLEDVHSLRVLHNRYLQWRYANARAEASMRAQQRETQRTLYSLAVKIAELYDSVKRKRIELSILQRTKTLSTILEAQIPYLDQWFSLQGDYSVSLAEATQALLNASVQLPSSGSVRANLRELEEALSTAIEVMDIIVFHVQRSMPKAEDTEHLISELARVIGGERALIEECGNLLSKTYTTQVEEWSLRSQIIQSKLFLL; via the exons ATGGATCAATTGATCGTGGAAAATTGCGCATCTGCCACCGTAGAGGACGCAGAAGTTTGCGCTCCTCcccatcctcctcctcctccaccaccgACTGCTCAAAGGCGGCCAAGAGTGAGGGAGGTGAGCTCTAGGTTCATGTCTCCTGCGGCTTTCACCGGCGATCTCCCTCATCCCTTGCCTTCCAAATCGCCCCTTCCTAAACATCAACACACCATGTTAACTCCATCCTCGACCCTGTCGGAAATTCAGTCGCGGCAGCGGTCTTCCTCTGTGAATAGGCGGCAGAGGCACTTGGACTTGGAGCCCTTGCGCTCCTCCGACGAGAACAGGCCCACCGGATCCTCCTCCATTCACACTCAGAGTCAGATCTGGGGAACCCCTCTCCCACCGGACCAGATGCTTAATTTTAGGAAACAGCGTCCTGCCAAGCCTTTGAAAGAGaacggaggaggaggaggaggcaaaacccagcagcagcagaagcagCATCTGCCAAAAACCGCACCCTCAAGACCTGACACACCAGTGGCGAGTGCTAGTCTAGATAGGATGTCGAGAGTCAGACTCACTCAGCAGCGGTCTACCAACATAACTGCCACAGCTGCTGCTAAGCTCTTGCAGGCCAGCGGGATGTCTTTACCTGCTCCGCCTGCCACTGCAGTTACCGAGAGTGACACCACTTGCCCGGATGTCAATAATCATAGTCAAACACCAAGCTGTACCGCACGGTGTCTTCCTGACATTCGTTCTTCCATGCCTGAGGCTGATTTGTTGCCAACCGTTTCTAGCAGGCAGCTCTCTGAGAAAAGTAGCAGCAGGGGTAATGCAACTGTCGCTGCCAGTGGCGATTTTTCAAAGTATTCTGCTTCCCCTTGCTCCCGTTCTCTGAATTTGTCATTATCAAGTTCCGACCGCTTATTCTTCCTGACAGACAAAGGCAGTGAAAGAGGGAAGGTGGGTGGCCTATGCCTTCCCCCAGTCCCACCATGTGCTAGTGCAAAGCTGGGCCCAGATACaaggaaaggaaagaaagtTTCCAGTCATCTAGAAGATGTACATTCCTTGAGAGTGCTCCACAACCGCTATCTGCAGTGGAGATATGCCAATGCAAGAGCAGAGGCTTCTATGCGAGCTCAGCAGAGAGAGACCCAG AGAACACTTTATTCTCTCGCGGTAAAGATTGCTGAACTATATGATTCTGTGAAGAGGAAACGGATAGAACTCAGCATTTTGCAAAGAACAAAGACTTTATCCACAATTCTTGAAGCTCAA ATTCCATATTTGGACCAGTGGTTTTCTCTTCAAGGGGATTATTCAGTTTCTCTGGCAGAAGCAACTCAAGCATTGTTGAATGCCTCAGTTCAACTTCCAAGCAGTGGCAGTGTTAGG GCCAATCTACGAGAGTTAGAAGAGGCACTGAGCACAGCAATAGAAGTGATGGACATAATAGTTTTCCATGTTCAGCGATCTATGCCAAAG GCAGAAGATACAGAACATTTGATTTCGGAACTAGCCAGAGTGATTGGTGGAGAAAGAGCTCTCATTGAAGAATGCGGAAATCTGCTGTCTAAGACATATACAACGCAG GTGGAAGAGTGGAGCTTAAGAAGTCAGATAATCCAATCGAAATTATTTCTTCTATGA
- the LOC137728042 gene encoding sodium/hydrogen exchanger 6-like has product MAMEEHQIMAMQISPADAHGTTPGKEQQAAGVGILLQIMMLVLSFVLGHVLRRHKFYYLPEASASLLIGLIVGGLANISNTENSIRAWFNFHEEFFFLFLLPPIIFQSGFSLSPKPFFSNFGAIVTFAILGTFIASVVTGILVYLGGLIYLTYRLPFVECLMFGALISATDPVTVLSIFQELGTDMNLYALVFGESVLNDAMAISLYRTMSLVRSHASSGENFFMVVVRFLETFVGSLSAGVGVGFTSALLFKYAGLDIDNLQNLECCLFVLFPYFSYMLAEGLGLSGIVSILFTGMVMKHYTYSNLSENSQRFVSSFFHLISSLAETFVFIYMGFDIAMEQHSWSHVGFIFFSIIFIVVARAANVFSCAYLVNLVRPAHRQIPLKHQKALWYSGLRGAMAFALALQSVHDLPDGHGQTIFTATTAIVVLTVLLIGGSTGTMLEALQVVGDGIEGTLGENFEGNNGYIAPSFDDEGSSGNRIKMKLKEFHQSTASFTALDRNYLTPFFTSQNGDEEDELDEPMPSSTRRGFHGLGQQSR; this is encoded by the exons ATGGCGATGGAGGAACACCAGATAATGGCGATGCAGATATCTCCGGCGGATGCCCATGGGACCACTCCAGGGAAGGAGCAGCAGGCCGCTGGGGTTGGCATTCTTCTCCAGATCATGATGCTCGTCCTCTCTTTTGTCCTCGGCCATGTCCTTCGCCGCCACAAATTCTATTATCTTCCTGAGGCCAGCGCTTCTCTTTTAATTG GTTTAATTGTAGGTGGACTTGCTAACATCTCTAATACGGAAAATAGCATCAG GGCCTGGTTCAATTTCCATGAGGAATTTTTCTTCCTATTCCTCTTACCTCCTATCATATT TCAATCCGGCTTCAGTCTCTCACCT AAGCCTTTCTTCTCCAACTTTGGAGCCATTGTCACCTTTGCTATCCTAGGAACCTTTATAGCTTCCGTTGTTACTGGTATTCTAGT TTACCTTGGTGGTCTGATATACCTCACCTACAGGCTTCCATTTGTGGAGTGCTTGATGTTTGGTGCACTTATATCAGCAACTGATCCAGTCACCGTTTTGTCCATCTTTCAG GAACTTGGCACTGATATGAACCTGTATGCTCTGGTGTTTGGAGAATCTGTTTTGAATGATGCC ATGGCAATTTCCTTGTACAG GACAATGTCCTTGGTAAGAAGTCATGCATCATCTGGAGAGAACTTCTTCATGGTTGTTGTCAGGTTTCTTGAGACCTTTGTTGGTTCCTTGTCTGCAG GTGTTGGAGTTGGGTTTACATCTGCTTTA CTTTTTAAGTATGCAGGGTTGGATATTGACAA TCTTCAAAACTTGGAGTGCTGCCTGTTTGTTCTCTTTCCATATTTCTC TTACATGCTTGCAGAAGGTCTTGGTCTGTCTGGTATTGTGTCAATATTGTTCACAGGAATG GTCATGAAGCATTATACGTATTCAAATTTATCAGAAAACTCTCAAAGAtttgtttcttcctttttccatTTGATATCATCACTAGCGGAGACATTTGT GTTTATATACATGGGCTTTGATATTGCCATGGAACAACATAGCTGGTCACATGTGGGGttcatttttttctcaatt ATATTTATTGTAGTTGCAAG GGCAGCTAATGTTTTTTCTTGTGCATATTTGGTCAATTTGGTTCGACCTGCACACAGACAGATACCTTTAAAACACCAGAAAGCACTTTGGTATAGTG GACTTCGAGGGGCCATGGCTTTTGCTTTGGCTCTGCAATCAGTTCATGATCTCCCAGACGGACATGGCCAGACTATATTCACTGCAACCACTGCCATAGTGGTTCTGACG GTGTTATTAATTGGAGGTTCAACCGGCACCATGCTGGAAGCTTTACAAGTTGTAGGTGATGGCATTGAGGGTACTTTGGGTGAA AATTTTGAAGGGAACAATGGCTATATTGCACCATCTTTTGATGACGAAGGATCGTCAGGAAACAGGATCAAGATGAAACTGAAGGAATTCCATCAGAG CACAGCGTCATTCACAGCGTTAGATCGAAACTACCTCACACCATTCTTTACAAGCCAGAATGGTGATGAAGAGGATGAGCTTG ATGAGCCAATGCCTAGCTCTACAAGAAGGGGTTTCCATGGCCTTGGCCAACAGTCTAGATGA